Proteins encoded by one window of Vitis vinifera cultivar Pinot Noir 40024 chromosome 10, ASM3070453v1:
- the LOC100245261 gene encoding serine/threonine-protein kinase-like protein ACR4 has protein sequence MSYGEGISYAVVMALLSTSIVILGVLLFILCRKKPVESEETLPIKLCAQACPLTDIDAATDCFNHRRIIGKGRLGTVYAALSGRGELVAVKRIHPGLVLSNACFGFSSILRSLSLAQHPNIVSIVGFSEGPGERIIVMEFAGMVSLDFYLQQNSDGASLLDWGRRLRIAAGAARGLEYLHEGMTPHIVHGCIKASNIIIDVKFCARVCDYGLSFLAPHEKRGLVGYVDDEYWAERGGASKESDVYGFGVMLLELLSGRRSDEGLLVEWALPLIKEMNISALLDPRLVIPSDMKHLIRLAKVASACVGNSRKNRPSIAQVVAILSSLEMEVCL, from the coding sequence ATGAGCTATGGTGAGGGTATATCTTACGCAGTTGTTATGGCTCTCCTTTCGACATCCATCGTTATCCTCGGTGTCCTCCTTTTCATCCTTTGCAGGAAGAAACCGGTGGAGTCTGAAGAAACTCTTCCTATCAAGCTTTGTGCACAAGCGTGCCCTTTAACTGATATCGATGCAGCTACTGATTGCTTTAACCATCGTAGAATTATTGGTAAGGGTCGTCTGGGAACTGTATATGCAGCTTTGTCAGGAAGAGGGGAATTGGTTGCTGTGAAGAGAATCCATCCGGGGCTTGTTTTGAGCAATGCCTGTTTTGGGTTTTCGTCCATACTTAGGTCACTCTCTTTAGCTCAACATCCCAACATAGTATCCATCGTAGGGTTCTCAGAAGGCCCGGGGGAGAGAATTATTGTAATGGAGTTTGCTGGAATGGTGAGTTTGGACTTCTATTTGCAGCAGAACTCTGACGGGGCGTCTCTTTTGGATTGGGGCAGGCGTTTGAGGATTGCAGCAGGAGCAGCTAGAGGGCTTGAGTATTTGCATGAAGGGATGACACCCCATATTGTGCATGGCTGCATCAAAgcttcaaatatcataatagaTGTGAAGTTTTGTGCCAGAGTTTGTGATTATGGGCTTTCTTTCTTGGCACCCCATGAGAAGAGAGGCCTTGTGGGGTATGTGGATGATGAGTACTGGGCTGAGAGAGGGGGCGCTTCCAAGGAAAGTGATGTATACGGATTTGGAGTGATGTTGTTGGAGCTTTTGAGTGGGAGAAGAAGTGATGAAGGGTTACTTGTTGAGTGGGCATTGCCTTTGATTAAGGAAATGAACATCAGTGCGCTTTTGGATCCTAGACTTGTGATCCCATCTGATATGAAGCATCTTATCAGACTGGCTAAAGTTGCCTCAGCTTGTGTGGGCAATTCGAGGAAGAACAGACCTTCAATCGCTCAAGTGGTGGCCATTTTGAGCAGTCTGGAGATGGAGGTATGTCTTTGA